CTTACGTAGCAAATTTAAACAATCTTATAAAAGATACAAAATTTGCTAACGCATCTTTTTATGAAATTCTAACAAATAGCGAAGGTGGGCTTTATAACAACGTTGCTCAAGTTTACAACCACGACTTTTACTGGGACTGCATCGCTAAAAAAAGTGAGATGTCAAGCGAGCTAAAAGCTGCGATCGAAGTAAATTTTGCAAATTTTAAAGAGGAATTTCTAAAAGCAGCCACAACACTTTTTGGCTCAGGCTGGGCGTGGCTTGTATTTGATCCAAGCAGTAAAAAGCTAGAGATTATACAAACTAGCAATGCAAAAACTCCAGTGAGTGACGGCAAAGTGCCGCTTCTAGTCGTTGATGTGTGGGAGCACGCTTACTACATCGACAACTTCAACGCTCGCCCAAAATACCTAGAGACATTTTATGAGAACATAAACTGGGAATTTGTAAGCAAAGCTTACGAGTGGGCACTAAAAGAGGGCCTTGGCTCAGTTGAGTTTTACACAAAAGAACTTCACAAATAATATCTGGCGGGGTTTCCCGCCTTTAAATTTCTACTTTTATCTAAATTTTTAAAGTCATCAAATTTATCAGCAAAAACTACCTTGTTTTAAAAGAAAGTGCAACTTCAAAAATAGCTCAAAATTTTGTTTTAGCAAACAATTTCTCTTAAATTTAAAGCCAGTGTGAGCTATCTCAATTTCAAATTTCTACTTTGTTGAAAATTTTAAAGTCACTGCTAAATTTTATAAGCCATGGGTATAGAATTTATCACTTCAAAAAGGTACAAATTGCTCGCTTTAATCTACTATATCGTGATTGAGAGAGGTTATATACTTAAATTTAAGCAAGCAAATAAAAACTAGTGTAGGCCATTTTGTCTTTAAATTTATTAGCAAAACTTGATTTGATATTTAAAAATGTTGGGGCAATATTTACTGCTTCAAAAATGCCCCGAGCTGTATTAATTAGGCAAGGGTAGCTTAAATTTCAAAGCCACTCAGCCAAATTTACTCAATTTATCTTTTTGAAGTATATAAATTTATACCATTTTGTAAGCGTTTTAGCCCTTCAAGCACTCTGGCTCTTTGGGTTGCGATATTCATACGGAGGAAAAATCTATCTCCTCTGTAAGCATTACCGTCATTTAGCCATAGTCCAGCTTTATCACGCAAGAAATTCATAAAGTCGCTTGAATCCTCGCAAAACGCGCTGCAATCAAGCCACAAAAGATAAGTCGCATTTGAAGGCAGAAGTTTTACTGGTAAATTTTGCTCTTTTATGAAATTTATAACGATTTTTTTGTTTTCAAAGAGATAATTTCTAAGCTCATCAAGCCATGTTTGACTATCGTTAAATGCCGCTATTGTCGCAGTTATTGCAAATGCGTTTGCCTCACCTATCTCATCATAATTTACAGCCGCATTTATTCTGGCGCGTATCTGCTCGTTTGGTGTGACGATAGCTGAGCTTTGAAGGCCAGCTATATTAAAGGCTTTTGTTGGTGAGATGCATGTGATTGAGTTATTTTTGCACTCTTCGCTAACGCTGATAAATGGCACGTAGCTTAGCCCAGGATCAGTTATGTCGCAGTGGATCTCATCGCTGATAACCAAAACATCATGCTTATAGCAAAGCTCGCCTATCTTTTTAAGCGTCTCTTTGTCCCAAATTTTTCCTATTGGATTGTGAGGATTACAAAGAAGCATCATAGTTGTTAGTGGTTGAGCTAGCTTTGCTTCAAGGTCTTCAAAGTCGATCTCGTAAGAGCCATCTTTATAGACAAGGTCGTTTGATAAAATTTCACGGCCGTTGTTTTTTATGCAGTTAAAAAATACATGATAGACGGGAGCTTGAACTAAAATTTGATCTCCTGGATTGCTAAATCTTCTAATAGCTGTCGAAATAGCTGGTATAACACCAGTACAAAAGCACATCCACTCGTTT
This Campylobacter concisus DNA region includes the following protein-coding sequences:
- a CDS encoding MalY/PatB family protein, giving the protein MKYDFDTLISRDDTNSSKWRMKNDVLPMWVADMDFKAAPEILNALQKRLDNGVFGYSFIPKEWNEAIKGWWKRRHDVSFENEWMCFCTGVIPAISTAIRRFSNPGDQILVQAPVYHVFFNCIKNNGREILSNDLVYKDGSYEIDFEDLEAKLAQPLTTMMLLCNPHNPIGKIWDKETLKKIGELCYKHDVLVISDEIHCDITDPGLSYVPFISVSEECKNNSITCISPTKAFNIAGLQSSAIVTPNEQIRARINAAVNYDEIGEANAFAITATIAAFNDSQTWLDELRNYLFENKKIVINFIKEQNLPVKLLPSNATYLLWLDCSAFCEDSSDFMNFLRDKAGLWLNDGNAYRGDRFFLRMNIATQRARVLEGLKRLQNGINLYTSKR
- the sodB gene encoding superoxide dismutase [Fe], whose amino-acid sequence is MFELRKLPFDANSNAVVSARTCEYHYGKHHATYVANLNNLIKDTKFANASFYEILTNSEGGLYNNVAQVYNHDFYWDCIAKKSEMSSELKAAIEVNFANFKEEFLKAATTLFGSGWAWLVFDPSSKKLEIIQTSNAKTPVSDGKVPLLVVDVWEHAYYIDNFNARPKYLETFYENINWEFVSKAYEWALKEGLGSVEFYTKELHK